Genomic window (Helianthus annuus cultivar XRQ/B chromosome 3, HanXRQr2.0-SUNRISE, whole genome shotgun sequence):
acgtaatttactcaacaaataatataaaatttgtttgggctcgtttaggctcgtcAGCCAAACGAGCTTTGTATGTAAAGCTCAACAACTAAACGATTCATATTTCAGGCTCAAGCTTGATTACTAGACGAGTCATATTTCAGGCTCAAGCTCGGGCTCAGGCTTGATAACTAGACGAGTcatatttcaggctcgagctcaaGCTCATTAAGTCTcgactcgttcgagctttttaCCGATCCCATCCCGAGTAGCCCTTGAGACGCTCCgcctcgtttacacccctagctGGAACTTAGGGTAGTCAACTGAAAGtaaatcaaggatttaatttacgcgctgtgattttttttatatttcttttattCTTTGTGCAAGAATGATATACTTATTTGCAATTTTCAGACTCATGACATTTTATATGGACGAAGTAGTGGCGTGGAGGATGAGTTTCCGACCACTTGTGTGAGAGAGAAACCACTTCCGAGATACAACCAAGAAACCGTTGATACCCTTAAAGGAAAAGATTTCGAATCGGGGATGACTCTGTTTATTCCTCCATCCGGTAAATTATCTTCAATAGCACAAACGTTCAATCGTCTATTAGTTGTTTGTGAGATTTCAACAATGTTGCTAGCATTTGACAATGGTCGATTTAGTGAACAAGCACTGTTCTTTAGCTCGTTAGAGGCTGTTGGTACAATTTCTGATCGCATATTAAGGAGATTGCGAGGTTTGTTCATGGTTGTTTCACTTGATTATACAAAACTTGAGCTCCTTGAAGATCTAAACTCAACCAAATCCGTaaagaaatcaaaatcaaaatcaaaatcgaaGTCTGTTTCCGCTAAGAAAGGGAAATCACGTGATGTGAAAAAACCGATTCCTGTTCAGATTTCTGATAAGAGTAGTTCCACTTCAGACAAGCCTACAAAGGTGAACTTTCTTTAGCTGTATACTTGATTACTTGTATGTGGTTTAAGTATAAATGGTCAATTTGGCTTTTGTTTTATAACTTAACTAGAGTTATGCGCCGCCCGCGATGCGGGGTGCTAAACCAAATATTTCTTGGTTTAATAACATGTACGCATTTATTTCGGTTAATTATACatgctacttataacacgataTAAAAAAAGATGCATCGAGTTAACCAAATAAAGAAAAACACTAtcatagttatgataaaaaaaaataagtaaaacgatggcaagcgtgtaatttagagttgggggcaaaacaataatttgtcaggaccaattagcgagtgctaggcaGCTGTTTGGTTGAGtaaaccaagtaaaataaaacactaccatagttttgccaAAAAAAACTATGGCAACATTGCAATTTTTAgcttgggtaaaatcgtaattttaaaatggaggtaaaataatattttgaaccgagggcaaaaccctttttttatttgaattgggggcaaaatcgtaatatttTTACTGAGGGCAAAATCGATATTTTTTAGCAGGGggcaaaaagaaaatattttattttgaactgggggcaaaattgtaattttaaactgagaacCAAATTGTAATTTGACATGATTGTAGCTGTGGGCAaaagtataattttttttaaccaaggcaaaatcgtaaatttaagttGGGGGCAAAGCATAAATATAATTTCTAACCGGGGGCAACATTGTAATTTTAAATAGGGGATAAAATCGTTATTTGGTAGGACCTATAaataactatttaaaaaaaaaaaaacaaagctggcTGGCCGCCACTTTTGGCCAACCACCAATGACAACTATTCCCGCCGACACATAACAATCTTATATTTGTATGTATTGAAAACGGATCAAATTGGTCAAATGGGGATATCATGTCAAATGGGTCAACTGTTAAAGTTGCCCAAAGTGTTTTATTTATATTAGTTGACTATTATTATAGTAATATAGTTGTTCTAATCATATTTAACACATTGATAATTTGTTCTGTTAAATGGACAAAAGTGTTTCGGGTCAACCCAACCCATGAGAAATCTTTCTTTACACATTTTGACCCAACCCACCTGACACGTCTGTTTTGTTTCTAACCTTGAGTGGGTTGTCGGCTTCTAACTTTTCAGGACGAGGTGCATAAATCGGATATTCAAGAAATGGATTGTAAAACAGAGAATGCGTCCACATCGGTAGAAACGGTTGCGCTTTTTGTATGTGAATTACGGTTCTTATGATGAGTTTGAATGGTTTGTAACTCTTGAATTATTATCAACAGGAACATGGTGAAGGAATAACTAACAAAACAGTCCAAAGCACCGCAAAGAAGAATAAGAGAGCAAGAAAGAAACATAAGAAAGACGGcacaaataaccaactcaaaaATATCATTACCCAAACGGACCCCGTGAAAGTATCCGGGAATCCCGGCACCGAGATTGTTACCAATGGCGCAAGTGTTGTTGACGACAATCCAGTAGAAGCTAATGTATCACCTGCTGTTATGCCTactataaataataataatattatcgAAAGTCAAGATGTTGACCTGATTGCGCATGAGCACGTAAAGGAAATGGAGACGACGCAGTCTTTAGTTACTGGCAAGGAAAAGATGGAACAAAATCCGGTAGTTGTTCATGATGGTGGGCCCATGACCTTTTCAGGAAACCCGCCAAATGAGCGGCCGATTGCAGCACCTCAATTATCGTTTGTTCACCAGTCAGGCTTTGTACACGCGGTTGGGCTCAGAGAAGATGATTTTGCGGTTTCTGGGTTGGACTATAGTCAATATTTTGGTGGTGGTGTGATGTATTGGGATTCGTACGATCACCCGGTGGCTAGTTTTTCAAGACCACCGTCTTTGAGCTCAGATGACAGCTCGTGGGCGTGGCAGGAAGCTGACATGAATCGAACCGTTGACGATATGGTTGCGTTTTCGTCTTCGTATAGTACGAACGGGCTGACATCACCATCCGCCACGTCGTTCTGCTCTCCGTTTGACCCTCTTGGTTATGTTTTACCCAGTGAGGTATCTGGGAAAGTGCTTCATTCATCTTCCGCAATGAAGGATTTATCCGAAGAAAACGTTTTGGGCTCGTTAGCCAGTTTTCCAGGTGACATCGAAGCGAAAACCGGTGATTTGTTTCCGTATCCGATTTTACGACCTATTATAATTCCAAACATTGATAGATCACGGGATTTTAAACGTAGCTATGAACATAAAAGCCCGTGTGTTCCTCCTAGCAGACGGGAAGAACCGAGAATTAAACGACCACCGTCACCTGTTGTCCTTTGTGTTCCTCCGGTTTCCGATTCAAGAAAACAACGCGGGTTTCCCACCGTTCGATCGGGTAGCTCGAGCCCGCGACACTGGGGTGTAAAAGGGTGGTTTCACGGAGAGAAAAAGAGTCTTTCGGCCCGTCAATTAAGTCAAACGTTACCCGGAGCTTTGTTGCAAGACCGCTTAATTGCTATCTCACAGTTAACCCGTGATCAGGAATCACATCCCGATTTGTCAATCCCGCTTCAGTCACGTGAATTACTCGATTGTTCAACACGGAAATCGTCACTTCCTGTGATGCACAGTTTACTAAACGATGAGATCGACTCGTTTTGTAAACAGGTGGCGGGAGTCAACATGACTCGAAAACCGTATATTAACTGGGCGGTTAAACGTGTTACCCGTTCCCTTCAAGTTTTATGGCCTCGGTCACGAACAAACATTTTCGGTTCAAATGCTACCGGTTTATCACTTCCAACGAGTGATGTGGATCTTGTGGTTTGCCTTCCACCTGTTCGAAACTTAGAACCGATAAAAGAAGCGGGAATCTTGGAGGGTAGAAACGGGATTAAAGAAACGTGTCTACAACACGCTGCTAGATATCTGGCTAATCAAGAATGGGTTAAAAACGATTCGTTAAAAATCGTTGAGAATACTGCTATACCCATTATCATGCTCGTTGTCGAAGTTCCGTGTGATGTTATCGTTTCCGTAGACCAAGAAATTTCTACACATAGTGATGGTGGAAAACACACAGACGTCCAGTCGATTCGAATCGATATTAGTTTTAAATCCTCGTCACACACCGGATTACAAACTACCGAACTCGTTAAACAGCTGACAGAACAATTCCCTGCAGCTACACCACTCGCGTTAGTTTTGAAACAGTTTTTAGCCGATCGAAGTCTCGATCAATCTTATTCTGGTGGGTTGAGTTCTTACTGTTTAATTTTATTAATCACGCGTTTTCTTCAACATGAGCATCATTATGGAAGGTCGATTAGTCAGAACTTTGGAGGTTTATTGAtggatttcttttattttttcgGCAATGTTTTTGATCCACGTCAGATGCGGATATCGGTACAGGGAAGTGGGGTGTATATAGATCGGGAACGAGGGTATAGTATCGATCCGATATATATTGATGATCCTTTATTTCCTGCAAATAATGTTGGTAGGAATTGTTTTCGGATACATCAATGTATTAAGGCGTTTGCGGATGCGTATTCTACTTTGGAAGATCAACTTGATAATTGTGATCCAAGTAATGGATCGTTATCGGTGAAGTTGCTCCCGTTAATCATTCCTAGTATCGCTCCGTTGTAGATACAATCATCATCTTACATGAATTTGATGATAATTCGTAAGAAAAGTTGACCGGCCAGAAGTTTTGGTCAACGGGGGTAGGCCTGATGATAATTCGTAAGAAAAGTTGACCGGCCGGAAGATTTTGGTCAACGAGGGTAGGCCATCGGGCTCTTTGGAAGGAGCTGGTCAATAGTCACACAGGTCTTCTGATGAAAAAACGAAGACAACGGATCAGGCTGGGCCCGTTTACGGGTTTCATGTTTACACTATGGTAAGTAATTTGGTTTTTTAGTGACGGAAGCCCATTGTTGAAACTTATGGTTACTCATGGTTTAGTCATTTTGCAGGTGTGATTCCTTTGCTCCAATGTGATTATATACATAATTGACATGTTACAGCTCACATAAGGTAACGGGCCAAAACGGGCTCAGTTGATTTTTTCAAAGCAGTCAATACGGGCCGGTTGGGTCTTTggagttaatatcggtgatattaTCGGTCAGAAAATCGGTACCTATATTATCGttgatattgaccgatatttgatCGATATATCACGGATTTTCCCGATgtcttaattgttaattgttggtgttttaagtcttaatcagttcctactttctacaattgttagtgttttgcaagttacAAAAGGTTAATATGTTAATggtagtgttaaattgctatatataaattctacatgatattaaaattaccgatatcccaccgcgataacctatatctcaaatatcggtctttgaccgatatccgatttttCAGCGCATTAACTGCTTAGGGTTGGGTTGACCCGCTCACACGCCAACATTGTAATGGGTTCATGTTTGAACTTTAATCACTTCATGCCATATGTATAAAGATTTCCTATTTGATGGCTGCAGGCTTTATAAAAGTATAGAAGCTTCAAAGCTTATTGTGGATTGGAGCTTTTTACCAGGCTTTCAGAGTTTTAGTTATACAAAATATAAAATGTCACCCAAATCTCATTATTATGATAGAGAATGTGTATGTTATTTACATAATTTGTATCAATTTTtttaaccaattttgtatacttTCTTATATCTTACCAGAATGAAATCTACCGTCTTTATATGTTTGTCATTTTCGTTATCTTTTATGTAAACGTCATCtacttttttatatatatgttatataACAGAAAActgtaggggtgttcaaaaaactcgtggctcgcacctcgctcgaaactcgctcaaaaaaagctcgaagaaagctcggctcgaaattggctcggttgttaacgagccagctcggctcggctcggtttgtaaacgaaccgagctcgagcttggtctAGCTCGGCTCGTAAGCTCgcgagctggctcgataaggtttacatccttcatttttttgtcccacatcgcttagaaaacaaaaactaagggagtatccccctataaaagaaggttaAGACAATGTACAAaatgaattaactatttatacttacATATTTAGCCATgtggttaaattaaatggcaattaacgcccttagtctatgaaaaaattcattttaagagctttttaagtagtaaattttgcggttttttgttagttcgagctagatcgagccgaaccgagctagctcgaattctaatcgagtcgagctcgagcctcaaatctcagctcgatttgaaattcgagcttgagccgagccagctcgaatcgagttcgagccgagcttgagctggGTAtagctcggttcgactcggctcatTTACAGCCCTAGAAAACTGGTAtacttttatttgtttttttttgtttaaactaTTTCCCACGTCCCAGTATTTGGTATTTTCCTATTTTATATCGAAGATCCTTTCGGAGATTCCTAGGAATTATTCCatgcaataataataataataataatattaattttcCAAGTGTAGAGCTAGCTACAATGACAGCTTAAAATACTCACAGCCATGTTACGTGTATAACACCCACCTTCATGATGTGGTTGTCGTCTAAACAATGCGTCACTCTTACTTCAAAGCAATCATTAATTTTAAAGGAACTAGTAATTTTATTCGTTGAGACAGGAGTTTAATTATCAGTATAACAACTTAAAGAGAATATAAAGCAATGGGAAAAGAATATCGAAACGTCAAAACATACATAATATAACTAAAGGAGATAATATAAAGCAATTGGAAAagaacatcgaaacatcaaaacATACATGTCGGGAAGAAAACACTAAAAGATGAAACGAAGACAGTAAACATAAGAGCACCTCCAAAattaatgggggggggggggggggggtttggacGTTTTTAGAAAAGAGGGTATGATTTGGGAAAACGAGCGTGGCGTAGAGGATGGGTGAGAAAGATGCGTTTTATGGAAGAATGGTTTTATGTTATGCGTGCATAGGAAGAGAGACCCGTTCTTTGATTTGTGAGAGGGACAATttgagcgagagagagagagagatgctAACGTGGAATCCTTTTTAATTGAATTAGCAATGGCGGACCTGTGAATTATTTTCTGGGGGTGCGCATGAGGGGTTTAACCATGTTTTCAAATGGTGCTATCggttttttttttcctaaaaaatACACCTAAACTATATTTTTCAAGAGGTGCGCCCACCCACCCAATCATCAACATGGGTCCGCCTCTACATGTTAGGTGTGCTATATGCTCAAATAATACAAGAGGGTTGTGCATTTATCTAACACTCATTTAGACCTTTTGTATAAGTTGGAACTGAATTTAATGAAATAATTCATTTATCAAAAatatacattacattacatttctttgtTTGGAAACCAATAATATGAACCAATATTGTTGCATTTTTGTTGGACATTCAATAAAATAGAAACGGCACATACTGAAAAAGAAAGTAAAACATTGGTGTTTGTGAATGTATTATTTTATTACCAAAACTATGATATTGCTTGGTGTTGGTCTAAAGCATGAGTATTACTAATGGAATATGCCAAAAATTCCTTACATCAAAGACCCAATTCCCACCTTTTTCTCTAATTGTGACTTCATTTACGCCAAGCATATGCTCTCTAAATATTCTAACCCTTTCTTGCTATTAAATTTTCACaaatttcatctttttcatcataaGTTTTAATGTTTCTGATGTGGGTATTTTAGATTTGGTGCCCCCCATATATCAACTTCTAAGGTTGTGTTTGATCAAGAAACCGGAAAATGAAATTCGGTAAGAGGTTGAAGCAACATGTTCAAGAAACTTTACCAGGGTGGCGTGACATGTACTTAAATTACAAGGGTTTAAAGAAACTTGTGAGGTTGATATCTTCGTCGTCCGAAGATGAGTTTGTATATCTTCTAGACAACGAGCTCGACAAGTTTAACTCGTTTTTCATTGAACAAGAAGAAGATTTCATTATACGTCATAAGGTAAAGGTttcgtttttatttttatttgtcgTATATCTATTATCATAAAATCTAAGTTGATATAGTGCTCTTTCCATATTTGGAGTTACAGGAACTTCAAAAGTATTCATATGTTTTGTCTTATATCAGTGCACTAAGATCATTTTGTTAATTACAATACATTTCCATAAAATAAACGTTATTTGACAGAAAACAGCTTCCTCTTGAAAACTGTTTTGTCTTGTAGTGTTGTCTCATATCGTATCGTACTGTCACTGAGATTTAATTGTCGCGTTTTAATTTGTATACCTATTGAACAACGAGATCGAGAAGTTTAATGCGTTTTAATGGAACATGAACAAGATTTCTTTGTACGTCATAAGGTAAAAGTGTCATAAGGTATTTTTTGTCTTGTACATTAGCATAAAACCTAAGTTAATATAGATTGTTTCCCACTATTTAGAGTAATAAGTACTCTAAAAGAATATTCTGTGTGTTTGTCTTACATCTAGACACGACAATAAGATCATTTTGTTAATTATAATATAGTGTCATACCGTATATAAAAGTTATCCGACAAACATCAACTCTCTTTGTTAATTGCTTTGTCGTGTCCACTATAACCTATTGAAGTGGTTTGTACAAGATTTTTATCCTTGGCTTGATGTTTTATAAACGTTTAAGGTGACTCAACATTGTGTTGACTTAGTCAATGACAATGAAACGTGAATTAAGGATATAACTTTTGCTTTACTTTAATCTTTTCTTGAAATATGTAGGAGTTGCAACAAAGAATAAAAAGGGTGATTGAGAATGACCCGTCATCACAAGAAGAGTATGAAAATGAGATGGCAAGAATTAAGAAAGACATCGTTGACTTCCATGGTGAAATGGTTCTTTTAGTCAACTATAGCAACATCAATTACACGGGTAAAACAAAGAAAAGTCAACCTTTTGATCATTTTACCGTCCAATGAAATTATTATtgtatttaaagttaaaatacaagttttctaattttttaacgTAGGAATGACAAAAATTCTAAAGAAATATGACAAACGAACCGGAGGATTTTTGCGTTTGCCATTCATCCAAAAGGTCTTGGAGCAACCTTTCTTCACCACCGAGCTCATTTCAAAGCTCGTGAAAGAATGTGAAACGCTCATTGATGAGCTTTTTCCGGCGATGGTGGTGGCAGAGGAGATGGCAAAGGCGGTAGGCACGGAAGCAAGAGAAGGAATTTTTAGAAACATTGTGGTAGCTTTGTTGACGATGAAAGAGATTAGAAAAGGGAGCTCGACTCATAGTCATTTCTCTCTTCCGATTCTAGATTTGCGTGATGCTGAGCTTATACGATCCTTTCAACTCAATTCGACCATACATATCATTTAACTTAATGCCTTTGGTTCGGTTTTGGATATCTATCCTTCCAACTCAGTTTTATTCGTTTCGTTATTAACTATATGTTTTTCCTATTACATTACATGTATTCATGAGGTTTTTTTTCTTCTCCAAAGTGTGGTGGGTCACAACTCACAAACTTCAAGTCATACTATAAGCATATAATGAGGGTATTTTTTATTTAGCATAAAACAACATGAAATAATCTAATTACTAACGAAACAATTATTTGAACTCTTTATTATTGTGGTTTAGTGTTCGTAAACATGCAACATAAAATAAAGGTATAAAGATAAAATTGTCACGTTATTTATTTATAACTTATGAAATTGTCACATTATTTCACTAAGCTTCCCATAAATAACTGATAAGCCTTTTCATCACATAAGCTTTATACAAAcacttttttttataattattatatttccattcccatttccatttccatttccaacATATACATTTACAAGCTTGAGGGAATAGTAGCTGTCTGGCACTCCTCTATTGGACcaactcatttttaatttaattttatttccagtttaaaattatgcTTTCGTCCTTTGTTTAAAATTGTGTTTTTGCCACctgctcaaaataaaattatatttttgccTCTAGctaaaaattacgcttttgccctcggttcaaaaacttacttttaattttgttcccagtttaaaattacgttttcgtcctccgtttaaaattatgtttttgctcccagttcaaaataaaatgttgttttttcctctagctcaaaattacgattctgcactcagctcaa
Coding sequences:
- the LOC110931042 gene encoding uncharacterized protein LOC110931042 isoform X3 → MQSKRQLIDSLTSHISLYNSHLPISPSSSSSSQSNPNPNPRSSILKWFASLTPPQRQSHLTIVDQSFTQLLIQLQFKLKHNGHGLFIILPDIPSSNPNIPSFCFRKSHGLLTRVSLASDPEKRIRESLQLFDSKEGENFGHFGNLGTGCCGCLDSVTVSCEFVENVEAFVEIMDGVSNGEFLRGEEGVLMGSVDWVELNWLKVKGYYSVEAFVANRLELALRLAWLQVNVGKKRGVKLKEKSVCAAAGVAANVYWRKIGCVDWWMKLDDRLKKKFLRIVLGKAARLLTHDILYGRSSGVEDEFPTTCVREKPLPRYNQETVDTLKGKDFESGMTLFIPPSGKLSSIAQTFNRLLVVCEISTMLLAFDNGRFSEQALFFSSLEAVGTISDRILRRLRGLFMVVSLDYTKLELLEDLNSTKSVKKSKSKSKSKSVSAKKGKSRDVKKPIPVQISDKSSSTSDKPTKDEVHKSDIQEMDCKTENASTSEHGEGITNKTVQSTAKKNKRARKKHKKDGTNNQLKNIITQTDPVKVSGNPGTEIVTNGASVVDDNPVEANVSPAVMPTINNNNIIESQDVDLIAHEHVKEMETTQSLVTGKEKMEQNPVVVHDGGPMTFSGNPPNERPIAAPQLSFVHQSGFVHAVGLREDDFAVSGLDYSQYFGGGVMYWDSYDHPVASFSRPPSLSSDDSSWAWQEADMNRTVDDMVAFSSSYSTNGLTSPSATSFCSPFDPLGYVLPSEVSGKVLHSSSAMKDLSEENVLGSLASFPGDIEAKTGDLFPYPILRPIIIPNIDRSRDFKRSYEHKSPCVPPSRREEPRIKRPPSPVVLCVPPVSDSRKQRGFPTVRSGSSSPRHWGVKGWFHGEKKSLSARQLSQTLPGALLQDRLIAISQLTRDQESHPDLSIPLQSRELLDCSTRKSSLPVMHSLLNDEIDSFCKQVAGVNMTRKPYINWAVKRVTRSLQVLWPRSRTNIFGSNATGLSLPTSDVDLVVCLPPVRNLEPIKEAGILEGRNGIKETCLQHAARYLANQEWVKNDSLKIVENTAIPIIMLVVEVPCDVIVSVDQEISTHSDGGKHTDVQSIRIDISFKSSSHTGLQTTELVKQLTEQFPAATPLALVLKQFLADRSLDQSYSGGLSSYCLILLITRFLQHEHHYGRSISQNFGGLLMDFFYFFGNVFDPRQMRISVQGSGVYIDRERGYSIDPIYIDDPLFPANNVGRNCFRIHQCIKAFADAYSTLEDQLDNCDPSNGSLSVKLLPLIIPSIAPL
- the LOC110931041 gene encoding SPX domain-containing protein 3, coding for MKFGKRLKQHVQETLPGWRDMYLNYKGLKKLVRLISSSSEDEFVYLLDNELDKFNSFFIEQEEDFIIRHKELQQRIKRVIENDPSSQEEYENEMARIKKDIVDFHGEMVLLVNYSNINYTGMTKILKKYDKRTGGFLRLPFIQKVLEQPFFTTELISKLVKECETLIDELFPAMVVAEEMAKAVGTEAREGIFRNIVVALLTMKEIRKGSSTHSHFSLPILDLRDAELIRSFQLNSTIHII
- the LOC110931042 gene encoding uncharacterized protein LOC110931042 isoform X1, translating into MQSKRQLIDSLTSHISLYNSHLPISPSSSSSSQSNPNPNPRSSILKWFASLTPPQRQSHLTIVDQSFTQLLIQLQFKLKHNGHGLFIILPDIPSSNPNIPSFCFRKSHGLLTRVSLASDPEKRIRESLQLFDSKEGENFGHFGNLGTGCCGCLDSVTVSCEFVENVEAFVEIMDGVSNGEFLRGEEGVLMGSVDWVELNWLKVKGYYSVEAFVANRLELALRLAWLQVNVGKKRGVKLKEKSVCAAAGVAANVYWRKIGCVDWWMKLDDRLKKKFLRIVLGKAARLLTHDILYGRSSGVEDEFPTTCVREKPLPRYNQETVDTLKGKDFESGMTLFIPPSGKLSSIAQTFNRLLVVCEISTMLLAFDNGRFSEQALFFSSLEAVGTISDRILRRLRGLFMVVSLDYTKLELLEDLNSTKSVKKSKSKSKSKSVSAKKGKSRDVKKPIPVQISDKSSSTSDKPTKDEVHKSDIQEMDCKTENASTSVETVALFEHGEGITNKTVQSTAKKNKRARKKHKKDGTNNQLKNIITQTDPVKVSGNPGTEIVTNGASVVDDNPVEANVSPAVMPTINNNNIIESQDVDLIAHEHVKEMETTQSLVTGKEKMEQNPVVVHDGGPMTFSGNPPNERPIAAPQLSFVHQSGFVHAVGLREDDFAVSGLDYSQYFGGGVMYWDSYDHPVASFSRPPSLSSDDSSWAWQEADMNRTVDDMVAFSSSYSTNGLTSPSATSFCSPFDPLGYVLPSEVSGKVLHSSSAMKDLSEENVLGSLASFPGDIEAKTGDLFPYPILRPIIIPNIDRSRDFKRSYEHKSPCVPPSRREEPRIKRPPSPVVLCVPPVSDSRKQRGFPTVRSGSSSPRHWGVKGWFHGEKKSLSARQLSQTLPGALLQDRLIAISQLTRDQESHPDLSIPLQSRELLDCSTRKSSLPVMHSLLNDEIDSFCKQVAGVNMTRKPYINWAVKRVTRSLQVLWPRSRTNIFGSNATGLSLPTSDVDLVVCLPPVRNLEPIKEAGILEGRNGIKETCLQHAARYLANQEWVKNDSLKIVENTAIPIIMLVVEVPCDVIVSVDQEISTHSDGGKHTDVQSIRIDISFKSSSHTGLQTTELVKQLTEQFPAATPLALVLKQFLADRSLDQSYSGGLSSYCLILLITRFLQHEHHYGRSISQNFGGLLMDFFYFFGNVFDPRQMRISVQGSGVYIDRERGYSIDPIYIDDPLFPANNVGRNCFRIHQCIKAFADAYSTLEDQLDNCDPSNGSLSVKLLPLIIPSIAPL
- the LOC110931042 gene encoding uncharacterized protein LOC110931042 isoform X2, whose translation is MQSKRQLIDSLTSHISLYNSHLPISPSSSSSSQSNPNPNPRSSILKWFASLTPPQRQSHLTIVDQSFTQLLIQLQFKLKHNGHGLFIILPDIPSSNPNIPSFCFRKSHGLLTRVSLASDPEKRIRESLQLFDSKEGENFGHFGNLGTGCCGCLDSVTVSCEFVENVEAFVEIMDGVSNGEFLRGEEGVLMGSVDWVELNWLKVKGYYSVEAFVANRLELALRLAWLQVNVGKKRGVKLKEKSVCAAAGVAANVYWRKIGCVDWWMKLDDRLKKKFLRIVLGKAARLLTHDILYGRSSGVEDEFPTTCVREKPLPRYNQETVDTLKGKDFESGMTLFIPPSGKLSSIAQTFNRLLVVCEISTMLLAFDNGRFSEQALFFSSLEAVGTISDRILRRLRGLFMVVSLDYTKLELLEDLNSTKSVKKSKSKSKSKSVSAKKGKSRDVKKPIPVQISDKSSSTSDKPTKDEVHKSDIQEMDCKTENASTSVETEHGEGITNKTVQSTAKKNKRARKKHKKDGTNNQLKNIITQTDPVKVSGNPGTEIVTNGASVVDDNPVEANVSPAVMPTINNNNIIESQDVDLIAHEHVKEMETTQSLVTGKEKMEQNPVVVHDGGPMTFSGNPPNERPIAAPQLSFVHQSGFVHAVGLREDDFAVSGLDYSQYFGGGVMYWDSYDHPVASFSRPPSLSSDDSSWAWQEADMNRTVDDMVAFSSSYSTNGLTSPSATSFCSPFDPLGYVLPSEVSGKVLHSSSAMKDLSEENVLGSLASFPGDIEAKTGDLFPYPILRPIIIPNIDRSRDFKRSYEHKSPCVPPSRREEPRIKRPPSPVVLCVPPVSDSRKQRGFPTVRSGSSSPRHWGVKGWFHGEKKSLSARQLSQTLPGALLQDRLIAISQLTRDQESHPDLSIPLQSRELLDCSTRKSSLPVMHSLLNDEIDSFCKQVAGVNMTRKPYINWAVKRVTRSLQVLWPRSRTNIFGSNATGLSLPTSDVDLVVCLPPVRNLEPIKEAGILEGRNGIKETCLQHAARYLANQEWVKNDSLKIVENTAIPIIMLVVEVPCDVIVSVDQEISTHSDGGKHTDVQSIRIDISFKSSSHTGLQTTELVKQLTEQFPAATPLALVLKQFLADRSLDQSYSGGLSSYCLILLITRFLQHEHHYGRSISQNFGGLLMDFFYFFGNVFDPRQMRISVQGSGVYIDRERGYSIDPIYIDDPLFPANNVGRNCFRIHQCIKAFADAYSTLEDQLDNCDPSNGSLSVKLLPLIIPSIAPL